A section of the Triticum dicoccoides isolate Atlit2015 ecotype Zavitan chromosome 7A, WEW_v2.0, whole genome shotgun sequence genome encodes:
- the LOC119334194 gene encoding putative hydrolase YtaP, with translation MAAAGDLRSEYLQVLLSRRREPQVPLSVEQGTPVTKPLFQGDWPLGPREAMESCPRKEVEDFHEKLVEENFFLITESGEQGRVPVLLLKLNDSTAPERKPVVVILHSSYKCKEWVRPLLEAYASRGYIAVSIDSRYHGERASHKNTYTDALKAAWRNGDTMPFIFDTAWDLIKLADHLSARKDVDPSRIGITGESLGGMHSWFGAFVDTRYSVVVPIVGFQGFRWAIDNNMWEARVNSIRPVFEEAATDLGKSEIDSEVVEKVWDRIAPGLASRFDAPYSVPLIAPRPLLLLNGAEDPCCPIAGLQEPASRVAEAYEKAGSAEKFKFIVEPGVEHMLTANMVKEASEWFDRFLQ, from the exons ATGGCCGCCGCCGGAGACCTCAGGTCGGAGTACCTCCAGGTCCTGCTCAGCCGCCGCCGCGAACCCCAAG TGCCTCTGTCCGTGGAGCAAGGGACTCCGGTGACGAAGCCGCTGTTCCAGGGCGACTGGCCTCTGGGGCCCAGAGAG GCCATGGAGTCGTGCCCGAGGAAGGAGGTGGAGGACTTCCACGAGAAGCTGGTCGAGGAGAATTTCTTCCTGATTACCGAG TCAGGTGAGCAGGGGCGTGTACCTGTACTTCTGCTGAAACTCAACGACAGTACTGCTCCCGAAAGGAAGCCGGTTGTTGTGATACTGCACAGCTCTTACAAATGCAAGGAATGGGTGCGTCCACTGCTAGAG GCATATGCCTCCAGGGGTTATATTGCTGTTTCCATCGATTCTCGCTATCATGGTGAAAGGGCCAGCCACAAGAATACTTACACCGat GCACTGAAAGCAGCTTGGAGGAATGGGGACACGATGCCTTTTATTTTTGACACG GCATGGGACTTGATAAAGCTTGCAGATCATCTTAGTGCAAGGAAGGatgtcgatccctcaaggattgggATTACTGGTGAATCACTCGGAG GAATGCATTCATGGTTTGGTGCTTTCGTGGATACACGGTACAGTGTTGTTGTTCCGATAGTTGGTTTTCAG GGATTTCGGTGGGCAATAGACAATAACATGTGGGAAGCCAGAGTTAACAGCATCAGGCCTGTATTTGAAG AGGCAGCAACTGATTTAGGGAAGAGTGAAATAGATTCGGAGGTTGTGGAGAAG GTTTGGGACAGGATAGCACCTGGGCTTGCTTCACGGTTTGATGCACCTTACTCGGTTCCCCTGATTGCACCACGTCCGCTCCTCCTCCTAAATG GCGCTGAAGACCCTTGTTGCCCTATCGCTGGTCTACAAGAGCCTGCTTCCAGAGTTGCTGAAGCTTATGAAAAAGCTGGTTCTGCGGAGAAGTTCAAG TTCATCGTGGAGCCGGGAGTTGAACATATGTTAACGGCGAACATGGTGAAGGAAGCGAGCGAATGGTTCGACCGATTCCTGCAGTAG
- the LOC119329842 gene encoding uncharacterized protein LOC119329842: MLRRAMALALTLAAAAMWAPPRTGHACSSAAGRVPHVTSAHSKGRLVGAVGPGCHSASSTSASKSTTRSSRRDRTDATGAPMAAADAAGDLRSEFLEVLLSRRRDRQVPMTVEQGSPVKEPLYQGNGPLGLREAMESCPRKEVEDFQEKLIEENFYLMTESGEQGRLPVLLLKLNDTAPERKPVVVILHSSYKCKEWLRPLLEAYASRGYIAVAIDSRYHGERASSKTTYIEALNSAWRNGDTMPFIFDTVWDLIKLGDYLSAREDVDPSRIGITGESLGGMHAWFAAFVDTRYSVVVPIIGVQGFQWAIDNDKWQARVDSIKPLFEEARIDSGKSEIDAEVVKKVWDKIAPGMASQFDAPYSVPLIAPRPLLLLNGADDPRCPVLGLQEPASKAAEAYEKAGSADKFKFIAEPGVGHRMTASMVKEANDWFDRFL; this comes from the exons ATGCTGAGGCGGGCCATGGCGCTGGCGCTGACCCTCGCCGCGGCTGCCATGTGGGCCCCGCCGCGCACCGGCCACGCGTGCTCCTCCGCCGCCGGCCGCGTGCCGCACGTGACGAGCGCCCACTCGAAGGGACGCCTCGTGGGGGCGGTGGGGCCCGGCTGCCACTCCGCCAGTTCCACTTCCGCTTCCAAGTCCACCACGCGCAGTTCCAGGCGGGACCGCACCGACGCCACCGGAGCCCCAATGGCCGCCGCCGATGCCGCCGGAGACCTCAGGTCGGAGTTCCTCGAGGTGCTGCTCAGCCGCCGTCGCGACCGCCAAG TGCCTATGACCGTGGAGCAAGGGAGCCCGGTGAAGGAGCCGCTGTACCAAGGCAACGGGCCTCTGGGGCTCAGAGAG GCCATGGAGTCGTGCCCGAGGAAGGAGGTGGAGGACTTCCAGGAGAAGCTGATTGAAGAAAATTTCTACCTGATGACCGAG TCAGGTGAACAGGGACGCCTACCTGTGCTTCTACTGAAACTTAATGACACTGCTCCTGAAAGAAAGCCCGTTGTTGTAATACTGCACAGCTCTTACAAATGCAAGGAATGGTTGCGTCCACTGCTTGAG GCATATGCCTCCAGGGGTTATATTGCTGTCGCCATCGATTCTCGTTATCACGGTGAAAGGGCCAGCAGCAAGACTACTTACATAGAG GCACTGAATTCAGCTTGGAGGAATGGGGACACTATGCCTTTTATTTTTGACACG GTGTGGGACTTGATAAAGCTTGGAGATTATCTTAGTGCAAGGGAGGATGTCGATCCCTCTAGGATAGGGATTACTGGTGAATCGCTTGGAG GAATGCATGCATGGTTTGCTGCCTTTGTGGATACACGGTACAGTGTTGTTGTTCCAATAATTGGTGTTCAG GGATTTCAATGGGCAATAGATAATGACAAGTGGCAAGCTAGAGTTGATAGCATTAAGCCTTTATTTGAAG AAGCAAGAATTGATTCAGGGAAGAGTGAAATAGATGCAGAGGTTGTGAAAAAG GTTTGGGACAAGATAGCACCTGGTATGGCTTCACAGTTTGATGCTCCCTACTCAGTTCCTCTGATTGCACCACGCCCGCTCCTCCTCCTAAATG GTGCTGACGACCCTCGTTGCCCAGTCCTTGGTCTACAAGAACCTGCCTCCAAAGCTGCTGAGGCTTACGAAAAAGCTGGTTCTGCGGATAAGTTCAAG TTCATCGCGGAGCCGGGTGTTGGGCACAGGATGACCGCGAGCATGGTGAAGGAAGCGAACGACTGGTTCGACCGCTTCCTGTAG